In Aedes albopictus strain Foshan chromosome 3, AalbF5, whole genome shotgun sequence, the following are encoded in one genomic region:
- the LOC115267936 gene encoding alkaline phosphatase 4-like has product MNSQRRLVLSGLLCVLICDIGGVIGGVFRSPNSDDALFWRQQAESYLKRILQYEPNRRQGGAGVARNVIIFVGDGMGIASLSTGRIYKGQLAGRSGEEEVLSFDHFENTGFSKTYNTDRQVPDSAGTATAMFTGVKTKYGFIGVDYSATATNEVAASVSNIMEWAQAAGKRTGIVTTTRVTHATPAATFAHSFDRNWECEAKIPANVRNKTKDIARQLVENAPGNKMNVIMGGGRSAFGAAIPEHLKTAFKFNGSMEKTCVREDGRNLVKDWLVSKNGSEAAYVWNTAELMNAEVDDLDYLMGLFADTHMSYERVRDTSEGGEPSLADMTEKAIRVLKRKHSNGYVLMVEGGRIDHAHHQNHAHLALREVVELDRAVERALGMVDLDDTLIMVTADHSHSMTFNGYPDRGNDILGFANRPDKLPYETITYANGPGFQTHRINDSSDQPSHLGTWIPVETMNRSAMDYRHMSAFYIGDETHGGEDVAVFAIGPGSSLVRGTFEQNYIAYVMSYAGCMGPAKRFNAECFSKARVPSGATDTVSSASSQLLISIVFLAVAKLCYLF; this is encoded by the exons ACGCCCTCTTCTGGCGGCAGCAGGCCGAATCCTACCTGAAGCGGATCCTCCAGTATGAACCGAATCGACGCCAGGGCGGGGCTGGCGTTGCGCGGAACGTGATCATCTTCGTCGGCGATGGGATGGGCATTGCGTCGCTCAGTACCGGACGGATCTACAAGGGTCAACTGGCGGGGCGGTCCGGCGAGGAGGAAGTGCTGAGCTTCGATCACTTTGAGAATACGGGCTTCTCGAAGACGTACAACACGGACCGGCAGGTACCGGATTCGGCCGGTACGGCAACGGCCATGTTCACCGGGGTGAAGACCAAGTACGGGTTCATCGGGGTGGATTACTCGGCAACGGCGACGAACGAGGTGGCGGCGAGCGTGTCGAACATCATGGAGTGGGCGCAAGCTGCGGGGAAACGAACGGGGATCGTGACGACCACTAGGGTAACGCATGCGACTCCGGCGGCTACTTTTGCGCACTCCTTCGACAGGAACTGGGAGTGTGAGGCTAAGATTCCGGCTAACGTGAGGAACAAAACCAAAGATATTGCTCGGCAGCTGGTGGAGAACGCTCCGGGAAATAAGATGAACGTGATCATGGGTGGCGGAAGGTCTGCCTTCGGTGCGGCCATTCCGGAGCACTTGAAGACAGCGTTCAAATTCAATGGGTCGATGGAGAAGACCTGCGTCCGAGAGGATGGCCGTAACTTGGTGAAGGACTGGTTGGTGAGTAAAAACGGGTCGGAGGCGGCTTACGTATGGAACACGGCCGAACTGATGAATGCCGAGGTAGATGATCTAGACTACCTCATGGGGCTGTTCGCTGATACACACATGTCGTACGAACGCGTACGGGATACAAGTGAAGGCGGAGAACCCTCGCTAGCGGACATGACTGAGAAGGCCATCAGAGTGCTGAAGCGAAAGCACTCTAACGGATATGTGTTGATGGTTGAAGGCGGAAGAATCGATCATGCTCATCATCAAAATCATGCACACTTGGCATTGAGAGAGGTCGTTGAATTGGATCGAGCTGTGGAGCGAGCGTTGGGCATGGTAGACTTGGATGACACGCTCATCATGGTCACGGCTGATCATTCGCACTCAATGACCTTCAATGGTTACCCGGATAGGGGCAACGACATCCTTG GTTTCGCCAACCGTCCGGACAAGCTACCGTACGAAACGATCACATACGCGAACGGTCCGGGCTTCCAAACGCATCGCATCAACGACAGTTCCGACCAGCCATCCCACCTGGGCACCTGGATTCCGGTGGAAACCATGAACCGATCTGCCATGGATTATCGCCACATGTCGGCATTCTATATTGGAGACGAAACGCACGGCGGGGAAGATGTGGCCGTGTTTGCCATCGGACCGGGATCCAGTCTGGTTCGGGGAACGTTTGAGCAGAACTACATTGCCTACGTGATGAGCTATGCCGGGTGCATGGGACCGGCCAAGCGGTTTAATGCAGAATGCTTTAGCAAAGCACGGGTGCCATCGGGTGCGACGGATACCGTCAGTAGTGCGTCCTCTCAGTTGTTGATCAGTATTGTATTTTTAGCGGTAGCGAAGCTGTGCTACCTTTTCTAA